The following nucleotide sequence is from Drosophila simulans strain w501 chromosome 3L, Prin_Dsim_3.1, whole genome shotgun sequence.
ACAAACAAGTGCAGCTGGGGGGAAGACAAAAGCAACTTTAAGGTCGCTTTTTTTCTGTTGATTTATCATcactttatgcaaattgacCGCTTACCTTTGAGCTTTATCGCAGCACATCTGTGAAAAGCTCGGGATGAGGGGTTTTCCACTCCTCCGTTTTCCTGCGACTTTTCCTTGGCAGTTTTCAACCCCGCCGTTGGTTGGCTGCCACGTGCAATGTCAATGCCAAGCGATTAACATTCAATTAGCTTTTGGCTCCATCAATGATTTTATCACACAGCCAGGAGGTCctgttgctgcggctggtTTGAGTGTAAATTGTGGCAAATTATCATTAGCCTGTTTGGGGTCCACAAACAAGGAGGCGAGGACTCCAGCAAGGACATCTTCAAAAGGTTTTTATGACATCAGCAGCTGTCGTTGACAGATTATTGTGGTGATTATTTTAGCAGAGCGGCAGGACACACAGgacagataccagataccagatacaagatacaagacggcaaacaacaaacggCTTCCAAATGGAATGGGGGCTATTGTGCGTTCAACTGGAAAATGTCAACAGTGTTGTTGGCATTGCTGTTGGCCGCTTTGTCGTTCCTGTTACTCAGCCACATGTGGCAGGACTCGAAGGACCTCGAGGACCTCGTCCTCTTCCCGCCACTTGGATATCTTGCGGCTTAGCACTTGTAAATAACTAGCTGAAGTTGGAGAAGTTGTCACACTCTTATCAACACCACTGGCCATGTTATAAATTCTTATCCGCACTTGgctgagtaacaggtatcttATAGTCGAGATACATACTAAATAGTTCTCTCTTGCTATATTTACAGACATGAAAAACTTGTCATTTCTTTTCGGAATTTCGTAAAATTTTAGGATGTGCGTTTGCCCGCCTCTCCTTCTTAAGATCGCCCTGCTGATGGTTATATTTCCTACCATCGTGAGTTATTAACTTTAGTTATTCTGAACAATTATCATTGATCAAATCCGCAGGCTGTTAATATAATGGAAGTAATTTACAATGGTGTGAACTCGAAAGCCGAGGCTCATCAGATTGCCATCAACTTAAACCTAGTTGCATGTTTTATTGCACTTCTTTCTCTGGCATTTGGAATTTATGGAACGATTATGAATACAATCTTCATAATTCGATTGGTAGGTCCTTATAAGGTTCTTCTGAATCagtaatatgtatattcttaAATTCTTTCAGCTGATGTTCGTATTGATAACATTCTGCTTATTCAAGATAGTCATGTGGATAGTGTGTAAGAATCTGTCGCCAATGTCCGCGGAGGACGTCACCCACGTATGGTTCCAGCTCAACACGGGCTTATCGGTATCTGCAAGTTTGATTTATCGATATTTAGTTcaagtaattaatatttcattttgcaaCAGATAATATGTTCGGTTCTGATGGTTATTTTCTGTATGCGGCTGCATGAGCAAACTCGCCAGTTTCAATTGGGCTATTAGACTATGTGTAGATATTATGATATGTAGATAATTCTTGATTTCAGTTTCGTAGTTACAACAGACTTTATtacattataaatttgtatattattttactatTTGTTAATATAAATGATATAAACGACTTTGATGCTTTAATATTAATTCTCCTACTTTAATCTTAAAACACCTCCTTCCGTGAAAGTGACCTCAAAGTGCTGATGAAGCTGTTGATATCGGCGGGCGTGGCAATTTGTGGGCTGTGTGGGTAATCAAATTACATGCGGCATTATGGACACCCGCAGGACGATAATAGCAGCCAATAAAGATGACAATGACAAGATAAGCGCCAACAGGAGCAGAGGCTGTGACCCCGCCGGGGTCATCTGTTGGCTCCATTTGCGCAGCTTTAAATGAAGTTTAACGATGCCCACAAATAATGAtactttgcattttaaaacacTTTTCCCACTCGGTCAGAAGTCAGGCAGAGCAAAAGTCCGATGCTCATTACACGCGTTTCACTTGACACTTTTATTGGCAATGGAAACGGAGTGGGatggaaagcggaaaagcgggtcattttatggccaagaaCGGATGCCGATAAGGGCATTAAATTTGTTTCAGCCATAAAGACGCTGGCCACATCACTCAGCATTTGGCCAATTACGCAAATAAAAGTACACACCCTTCTTGgatggaaaaaagaaaaaaaaatgaagcagAATGGAACGTGTCAAAGTGGTGGAAAATGCAGCAGAATTCAAGGATGTGAAGTGGCTCATTAGAGGTGTGTGTGCGCTGCCCCGAAGCTTTTGGCCGGGAAATCGTGTGGAAAAACGCGCTCTAAACTGACACTTTTACACCGAAATGCTCAAAGCCTTTAGCTACAAACAAAGCCCTCTTTTTGTGGACTCCAATTTAAATGCGAACAAAGATAtgaatggccaaaaataagtatttcatttctttttaattcCCCCAACTGGCATAATTAAAGACGAGGCCTGATCGGCCCCCGGCGATTTTCATTGGTTTGCTGGACTGGAATTTGGGGGGCCATAACAGCATGTCGTCGACGTTGTCGTTGCCGTTGTCCTTGTCGTCCGGGCGCATGTCCTGCGGCTGATTAAAATCTATTAGAGTCAAAGAGATGTAAGACACTAAGCAGGCGGTAGATGCTCTCCATGCCACCGGGTGGCAAGGCATCCAGCGGGGCGCCCACTTTGTCCAATGACTTGCCATGTAAATGACGACGGCGACGGCTacgcaattgaaatgcatgcGGCAAAAACTTTTAACTTGTCGAAGAAGGGTATGCTGGGCAAGTGAGTTAAGTGAAGGTTTCATAATATAATTACTACATTACAATCATTAGTATAAGAACATACGAAAATGTATTAaaacattcatttattttagatACATTTATCAGAAGTACCAATTCAGTtcaatgttattaatttttatatgtgACTGCTGAAGTTATAAGTGTTATAGGGTATTTCGAATGAGGACTTTCTGTAACTTATTTTTCCCCTGCCAAATGTCTCAgttcttgttgttgtcaaAAGTCGCACACAAAAACTTTGCAGTCCAAAGTTTCCAGCGGAAATTGTGCAGCTGTTTTGTGTGTGGAATTGTGAGACTCTTTGGCCTGCTCTTAAATATACTTGTAAAGCaaatttgttgaaatattcatttaatggctgccacgcccactatcTGCGGACCGCCCTTCGCTATCAGCATGTGCAGGGCATGAGCTTTCAATATGATTTTTCATGATTAAAGCGTGTGCCGGGTACGTTTTTATCGGCCGAAAGACATTTGCCCAACGATGCCGGAGTTCGATGGGAATTTTCTTATAAATTGTCGCCCCCCAACAAATGTGTCCACCACCAGCCCCCCACCGCTGCCGTTCAACTTCATTGGAGGTGAaaaacacccacccacacacgccGGCGTAATAAAGTGATTTTAAAGGGCACTTTCCCGCACTTTCCTTTCGCCTCGATGGGTATGCgtaaaatttccatttgtgcCAGGCACTCAACTTTATTGAACTTGAAGTAGGGACTGCGATAATGTTTGTCTGATAGAGCGGCGAAGGCACATGTGTGTTGCTCCAAGATGTCCTGGCTttacaattcattaaaatttcatataaACACCATGAACAATGGCCAGCGAACGTAATCcattttgcagctgcaacagtaCAGAGAACAAAATTTTCGATGGAAGCTAGTTaagttggaaaaaaatatatattttaatattaagtctGCTATCGTTGTAATATTGGTAGCAAAACTATCATGGCTAAGTAGAAAGTCCTGTTTGCGCTGTGCACTGTTATTAACTGCTAGTTACAAATGCGCCACAATAACGGTATTAAATGCACTGCGAAAGCGTCAAGTCATAAACAGCTCATCAGTCTTGGGCGGGCGGTGAAGCAGCCGCTCCCATTCGCATTCCGCCCGAACGGTAATTATGCGCAACGCGCGACGCCGCTGCAAAAGTTGTGCTATCACAACTCATTGTCTCGGCGGGCAGGAAGTGCAGTAggaagtggcagcaacagcagccggcGGCAAAACATGCCACCAGAAGGGGCAAGTTCGTTGTGGGGTCTGAAATGCCTTTGCCTTTTGACGCTGATAATGCAATTTCCGCCAAAGAACCCCGTTTTATCCCCACCGCCACCGGCGTAATTTACAGCCGTGCaatgtttcatttttgttgcGTCCTTCGCGTTCGTCCTTTTAAAGCCAACTCAGGCAATTCCAGCGGCTCAGTCAACGCTGCTAGTTGCGGCTATTTATCTACATAAACTTAATTGAAAGCATTCAAATGCCTGGACGGCTGCGTGATGTGTCAACATCTTCTGATGCCGCATAATCCCACTCCGGTCCCACTGACCATCACCTGACCCATCACCTATTCCTTCAACACTATAAAGAACTGGTCTCGGATTTGGACTTAAGGATATCCAGCTCTTCCATTTCTTAtaatgaaagtgaaaatgaTTGAAACCCAAAATTTTTTAGAAGTTATATTCAAGACAAGTTATAGAGAGCAAAAGTATTGAGATCAAAGTTAGAAGGCTAAGGTATGGAATGTTAcatatggaaaatattgatAGAGACCGAAGGAATAAAGACCGTTTCTTGTAGATAACCCCATATACAGCATACCCCCACTCGCTTTCGAGTACTGGGTATAGCAACAATGAACAATGAAATGAAGGCATTGCgctttttccagcttttcctcgCCATCGTCGTCTTTATTACAAATTGGTTTTGTGCACTCACCACTCGCATGTTTCGTGCGCAATTTGCACCACCGAAATGAATATGGAGCACAGGGGGAAAACTCTCGACAAATGTGCagggaaaataaattgcagaACACGAAAAGGTGAGCTGAGGGGCGGAAACGTGTCCAACTCGCCACGTTAACGAAGTGAAATCGAAAGTTTGACTGCGGTCAGCGTTGGCCACTGTCATTGTCTATCGCTTTTCCATATCACTAcgaatacatatgtacatatagccCCACCAACTCGTTTATAGATACATATCTCCCCCAGCTGGCTGTCAGATTGAATGGTTTATGTGTGACACCTTTGACCGGTCACCGAGGTGTTTTTCTGGCGGAGGTTTCCGCCGGTCAgacgaaataaattaaattgcaccTGCAAGCCGGGAAAACTAAAATCGTGGGCTTAAAATCACAGAAGGACATTTATTACAGCACGGTATCTGGAGAGTATCTGGTTATAATTACTAAAATGATAAGCTCTTTAGTAAGTTACCCATTAGgattcatcattacaattagacaattataaatgttataaaaagTAGCATTCACAAAGTCCTTGCAGTATTTTTACTAAAAATAGTCATCATTTGTATCCAGCTTATCTTgaataaatttctttaatttccgGTCAAgcgaaaaatttgaataaattttcaatttaaaaaattgccTCACGTCAATATCCCACTTTCAAATTGACTCAGTTTTTCAAAAACGATTATGCCGGCTTAGCTTCACCCTGAAAGTCCTGTTGCCTGATTTCcggatttccattttcttttatttgcccaGCAGAAGTCACGTGGCATTCATAATTCTTAAAATGACGCCATCAGAAATTATGTAGCAATGCTAAGTGCACCCAAACAGCTGTCCCCCGCTTTTCCAGGAGGGGAAACCTCTACGTGACCAGCATTCGTCGCCCCGAAATGCTGGgattttccctattttttcatctttttgGCAGGACAGTAGGGTAACAATGGGGAATTGATTTCgggttttggccaagtgcgAGCTGATTATggaattaaaacatatttccgAGCTGCGAGCTTAAAACTTTAAGTGCCAAAGGTTGTCGCTGGGCTGCTCAGTACGTGACATTCTTTTGCTTTCCGAGTTTATCACGTGACAAGTTTTCCAGTCTTGCGCTTATTCTCCGCAcacccattttcattttcattgtgcgatgaaaaaataacttttcatGTGTACATGTGGGCAAAAGGAAATGAATAAGCAAACGAAACTACAAAGAAGTTAACTACAAAAGCGGTCTGTGGAAAGTGAACTTGGGTTACAAAGGAGAAAAGATCGTAGGAGTTTTGGAGGGCAGGAAAAACGCAGATAAATAACATTGAATGTGAAAACACAagggaaaaacgaaaaaataaacaatacgCCTTTTGAAATGCTAAACGtgccgcactcacacacacacatccaaaCGTCTGGAGCCACAAGCGTTTTTCACACATTTCACAAGGACGCTTCGCAGGACTCGTGTCCgtgtatttttattagtaCACCATCGCACATCCGTGAGATACGCCGGCATCAGTTTATCTTGTTACTTGCCACCCGCTCAGTGGCAAAAACATTTATCTTgtcgtatttattttgtagCACATTAATTTCGCTTCGTGTTTCATTCGAAATTGACTTATTTGCATTCGGTTTAATTTGTACGAACATCAATAGCAATCcgaaaaaaatggaattttgAAGGGATGTTGCGGCTGACACAGCCACAGGTGTTGCAGATGTCACATTTTTGATTGATGGATGGCACACAAAATTATGAGATTTATTCATCAGCGTTTTTTATGTGAAGCGGGATGATTTTTTAACaacttccaaaaaaaaaaaacaatctgTAGGAGATTTATTCCTAAGTTTGATTAGCACTCTACTTGATTTCATTAGGTATTCTCGTTTTTTCACTGAAAtgacaaatggcaaacaatatTCCTTAAAATCCCTAACTtgactttttcaattaattttaaatgtcaaTTAAGTgcgcaaatggaaaatttagtAGCCAATAAGGGCGATTTAATTTAAGCCACTTAATTGAATAGATATTTGCCAATGCCCCAGTGAATTGGGAACTTCAACTAACGGACTcaaaagccaaatgaaataatattagCCACACGGCCGCAGTACGCAGTTCATGGACCACCGACGACagacaaaatgcatttttcataaaGCAGACAGTGGGGGCATGGGGCAAACATATATACCTGGTTTTCGACATGGCTAGAGATTTCAGGTGGATGGGAGGcactttttttggggggcggaCTACCTGTAGACGACGTCTATCGACAGCCAGAGGCTGGGGCAAGTTGGAAAATGCGCCGAGAGCGCAAAATGTCAACCGAAATTGCGATTGCGTTAAAACTCTATAAATACGAGAGTAACATGCGACACAACAACGGAGTGCGGCCAAAAAGGACACGCCGATATGACAACAACACAATCTAATCCggttattgcattttaaatgtgcAACACACTGCCGCcccgggggcgtggcattccATGATTTCGcattaaattatttgccagCCAATTACTGCCGCCTGACATTGAAGACCCCAGTAGCCGGGTTTTCCTGGTTTTTCCTGGCTTATTCATCCGATCACATGAGAAAGCTCGACTATCGGCGTTTGCAGCTCGTAATGCGCTTATCAGAAAGCCAACCAGCAGCAGAGCCAActctttttcaaattttaatgtaatttaacAGCATATTAAACAGCAGGAGTCTGCGGCCGGAAAACCACAATGCCATTATGCATGCGAGGGTGTGAAGTTCGGATTCCGGACGACTCCTGCAACAGTTGTTAGTCCTTCCCGCAAAATTTCAGTGTGCCACACTTGGCAAGCTTTCAGATGAAGATAGTCTGGTATACTTCCAAGGTAAACACACTGCgaaaattataatgaaaatatttaggGACtaccaaatatttaacaagGAAATAGGTATAATAttgatattaattaatttgggaAATATCCTTTACCTAGATAAATAGCTAAAGTTTTATTCTGCATATTGTACGATTCATCTTTATAAGATTGACTTGTAGATCATGACTAGAAAGATATGACTAGAAAGTAGAGCTACACCTTCAACGAACTTCCAGAAGCATCGAAGAAGTCAAATAGgatcatttcatttcaagcAATTGCTGGATAATGAATGGATTGATTTATGTGCTCTAGAAATGAAAGTACAAACataccaaaaatataataaaattggtcCTGATTTGTTCTTAATGAAAGTGGACATTCATGAACTCGCAGAATGCCTAATCAATTGCGCGCACATTGaacacaaatcaaattgcaaaCTTGCCGCGTCCAAcgatttttgcaaaaaaaaaaactttttgcagcATCCATTCCCCGCACTCCACACTTTCCATTGGCTCTATCCTGCTTGAAGATCAACTTTTGctcaatttgatttttcagCAAAATAGCAAgaacttttgcctttttaCCTGCCCTTTTGTGTGCGTCTACTCTTGCTTGTCGTTAAACAAACTTATCCAATAAAACTTTTGTCAACATTGATTTAAGGCTAAAGAGGGTGCATATTATGGGAAAGTACGAAAGTACGAATTGGCGGGAGGAATTGGAAAATCATTTGacatttcgtttgcttttgccATAAGTCAAAAAATGTTAAGCCccaaagaaatggaaaaagtgtTATCAGGTGCTCTAAATACTTGGATAAAGTTTTAACCTACAAGATGTGGAGTATCAGgtgaaaatgtatctttttggGTAACTAAAGCATGAATATATATGCAATTCAAAGCAAACATCTCATGCTCAAGACTCTTGATTAAAATATGCTACTTGTATGCCgcatgtatttatttaaagagtTGCAGATACTTTTTGAACTGGAGTCCCTAATCTCTTTATTCAGCACACCTGGTATCTCTGGGGTAAGCACACCCTTTGACCCACTCAAGAGCACCCGTACCAAACTCGGGATGTGGGCTTAAGTCAGTTTTTGTCTTGTCCTCgccgaaacaaacaaacgaacggAAAGTGTTGGCCAGGCCGCATAAGTAGAACAACAGACcaagaaaagttttcccttgCAATGTGAtatcgttgttgctgttggtggaAATGCATTTACAGTTTGCCGACTGTGGCAGCTTCTCTTTATCCACTTCTACTTAAGACTTTAATagttgcaaaagttttcaacgCGAGCTCACTGGCTTAAGTAGCTGTTCGGCGGGGTGGTGCTTAAAATGACTGTAAAACTGCCAACATAAATCTGGCCACAACATCTTTTATGTTGCCACTAGACGCCAGAAGTTAATGCCAGCCACGTGAAATGAAGATTTAAAGAGCCTGAGTCGGAGGAGGAAGAACTGCACATCGATCAGATTAAAAAGTTCCGCAGACAAGCAACAAATTGACGCGTATCTTTTGCATATTGAATAAAAGTCAAATTGTGTTTGGCATATTAAGCGGGAATCATTCGGCAAAGCCGTTGCAAAATCGAAAGAAAATCCCAAGCCACCcactaccaaaaaaaaaaaaaaaataaagaaagaaagtGGAAAACACCCTGTCCGTCTGCCGGAGAAAAGTGATTTTTCTTGTTGGACTTACGGCTTAGCGACACAGCAAATTTCCCCTGCAGATTCAGCAATTCTGGGCAATACGTTTGTTTCTTTACTTGACAGCGGCACTTCAATACCTTAAATGTAAATCAATATTAGTTAATCAAAGTAGTCTCAAATTATTGTGTAAGTTAATATTGTTTCCTATTAAAAttacacatatattttgttggcttttctCATTGAAATTACTGTTTACTCCATTTCAATGTTTGTGCCACTTTGTCTGGCTTAATTCTATTGACATTTAATTACTCATATTATTATGGCCAGAGCCGActcattgaaaatattttaaataaatatttccctgCTAGCCGTTGTAATTCAAGCTTTTCGAATATATTCGAGCCATCGAGCAGGGCCCAAACCGCATTATTTTGTCAAATGGCGGGCTCAACGAGGTGTGCTTAAAGAGTTTAGATCGTGAGCTTCAAACCAGTAAGCTATGTATCGTTTTAAGCTCATTCCAAAATTATAGGATGAATAGAATAATATCAATAGatttatatattgaaattaaataaataattttatttatttaaaattccacAATAGTACATGAAAAGCATCAACCCTCTCTGACCCTCATCCACAAGGCTATAAATTTTACGAATATCCCATATAGACATGCCAAATTTACAAGTGGTCAGTGGCAGCGACGCTAATGAGCCAAACGCAATGCAAATTGATAGCCCTTTTTTtgacagccacgccccctttctGTGGGGGCGCATAGCCGCGAACAGTTTGGTGTGGCTTAAAGGATTAGCATCGTTATGGGCACTTTATTTGTTAATACATGCACGAGCCGTGGGCGAAAAATGGAATATCatgtaattgtttttaatttccatgcaTTTATAATTCAACATTCTCTCGCGGCCTTATGAAAAGCTCATTTGGTTACGAGTGTCCTGGGTCTTTAAGTCCTGTCTACCTCAAAAGTGTTAATGAGCCGGCGCAGGCTGCcgtaattatgcaaatttttaatgaGTATGAAAATGGTTTGCGCGGAGCAACAAGTGCTCGCGTCTTGGTCCTTGGATCTCTGTACCCCTCCCACCCCTCCGAAAATGACGGCTAATTCCATTTGACCCCAGAGGCCCCAAAGCAATCCATTTGCATGGCATCGAATAGCTCGTCGCATTCGCCGTACCAaccacccattttccatttaatccCTACGATGTGAGAGCTCTGTGCTGAGCTGACTGCTGGCATTCGGTCTTTAGATTTATACAGATTTTgtcaaacaaaacatgaatTCGCACTtttacacacatgtgtgtaaaTGACTGAAGGGGGGAGCGTCGAAAGCCGATTTGGTGCCATTCAGTTGAAGCCCTTTAGGTCGTGATTCGCATATGGTCGAGAGGCTATTTAAGCTGATATCAGGCACATTAAACTGGTAAAGGAACGTAAGTATAATAAAAGCAGCATCACAAAAGTGTCaagtaaatgaaaaaattaacattaCTTTAAGACTTGAATACGTCTCATCAAGAATTATCTTTTTTCACCACAATTGTAAGCAAAACTATACTCGAAGGATCTGAAacaatacaattaaaatatgagtagctatatatatttgtgtgtgtggcaccAAATATCTACTTTATCGCAGAGCATActgaaataaatatagtttttagtGACCATTCTGTTTCCAGATTTGGAATAATTCATAATAAGAACCGCATAAATTTACCAGTTTTTGATAATAAAGTCCCCTGAGACTTGGCTAAATTTTCGTACAATCTGAATTAGAATAATAAAAGAATTGCATGAcgataaaataataaatgataCCGAAAAAGAACTTTTGATTCGAGCGAACTATGCTCATGTGGATCAGTCGAGATCCAAAGTTTGCGCAGAATGCGTctgaatattttatacataatAATTCTTGTGTTCGTAATTTCAAGCCAATCGGAGGCAGTTATTCCTGGATGTGATTACATTGACACCGTGGATATATCTCATATCCCAAAGCTAAATAACTCCTATGCGTACGAGGGTCTAACCATTCCTGCTCATCTCACGGCTTTATATACATTTAGCCAACTGGCAGACGGATCACAGGAGCCAGTGAAGAGTCACTTAAGAGCATGTATCTGCAAACTAAAACCCTGCATCCGATTCTGCTGCCCCCGCAACAAAATGTTGCCCAATAGTCGGTGTAGCGATGGACTCACAGAGAATCTGAAGCGGATCAATCCCTACTTGAAGATCACACTGCAGGATGGAACTATAGAAACATATTACCTTCTAACCGACATTTAAtcaataatacatttttattttttttgttagaaCAAAATGTCAATGTCAACTTTCTCATCTATAACGTTTACGGTTGGGGCACTCCGGCCATCATGACGGGTATTACATATCTGGTGGATTGGGCTTGGCAGGATAGACCTGACAAACTGAATTGGATTCCCGGTGTTGGTTTATATAGATGTTGGATAAACAGTGGGTTCTTAAGTAGagaaatgttgaaaaataGTAATTGAGATTCTTTGAACAGCTTATGACTGGTCAGCGATGATATACCTATACGGACCTATGCTAATCTTGAGTTTATTCAATGTGGTCACGTTCATCCTCACAGTGATCCACATAATGAAGGTTAAGAATAGCGTTAAATGTTCTACCCAACAGCAGCCAAAGTGTATGAAGAATAATGAGTAAGCTTTAAGTACTTATAACATAATATTCCCTAACTATATTCACTAACTATAGTTTTCTATTATACCTACGACTGTCGGTGATGATGGGCGTGACTGGGATTTCTGAGGTAATAACTTACTTCGTCAAGCGGCACAATTTTTGGCGACAAGTCCAAATTTCTTTCATTTGGGTTCCGGTATAGTCGTATTTGTGCTATTCATTCTTAAGCGCAGCACATTTCAAATGATAATGGAGAGGTAAGAGCATTTTGCTTAATAGATTTTAAAGTTACTATATAATTATCATTTTAGAATCCGCGGTCCAAGGAGACAACAACCTGCATCTTAAATAAGCCActagtttaaataaataaaattatacataaGTAAGCtcttttttaataagtttaattGAGAGCAGTCGCTCTATGCTCAATAAATGCTTcttattattgaaaaattctttattattgatatttaatcaataatacatttttattgtttttgttagaACAAAATGTCAATTTTCATCAAAAATGTGTGATAGTTCCATAGGAAAATATGCACTTTTATGGAAACTCGCTTTTTCAATTAGTCCTTGCATACGCGCCAGGACCCCAAATCCTTCCACCTTCCCCACAATCCCCGCCTGGTGTcagaatgcaaatgcagattTTTAAGCCTTGCGGCAGCTTTTGCGCAAACAgattgtaaacaaataaatgccgCCGgcagacacacagatactcgaaCATTCGGTGGTCAGTGGCCAGATTGCAGCCTGAAATTCATTCAATACTTTATTTCACATGCACTGCACTTCACTTTT
It contains:
- the LOC27206710 gene encoding uncharacterized protein LOC27206710 isoform X2; its protein translation is MCVCPPLLLKIALLMVIFPTIAVNIMEVIYNGVNSKAEAHQIAINLNLVACFIALLSLAFGIYGTIMNTIFIIRLLMFVLITFCLFKIVMWIVCKNLSPMSAEDVTHVWFQLNTGLSIICSVLMVIFCMRLHEQTRQFQLGY
- the LOC27206710 gene encoding uncharacterized protein LOC27206710 isoform X1 is translated as MCVCPPLLLKIALLMVIFPTIAVNIMEVIYNGVNSKAEAHQIAINLNLVACFIALLSLAFGIYGTIMNTIFIIRLLMFVLITFCLFKIVMWIVCKNLSPMSAEDVTHVWFQLNTGLSVSIICSVLMVIFCMRLHEQTRQFQLGY
- the LOC27207584 gene encoding LOW QUALITY PROTEIN: probable G-protein coupled receptor Mth-like 6 (The sequence of the model RefSeq protein was modified relative to this genomic sequence to represent the inferred CDS: inserted 1 base in 1 codon; deleted 2 bases in 1 codon; substituted 1 base at 1 genomic stop codon) produces the protein MRLNILYIIILVFVISSQSEAVIPGCDYIDTVDISHIPKLNNSYAYEGLTIPAHLTALYTFSQLADGSQEPVKSHLRACICKLKPCIRFCCPRNKMLPNSRCSDGLTENLKRINPYLKITLQDGTIETYYLLTDIXSIIFLFFLLEQNVNVNFLIYNVYGWGTPAIMTGITYLVDWAWQDRPDKLNWIPGVGLYRCWINTYDWSAMIYLYGPMLILSLFNVVTFILTVIHIMKVKNSVKCSTQQQPKCMKNNDFLLYLRLSVMMGVTGISEVITYFVKRHNFWRQXPNFFHLGSGIVVFVLFILKRSTFQMIMERIRGPRRQQPAS